In Callospermophilus lateralis isolate mCalLat2 chromosome 18, mCalLat2.hap1, whole genome shotgun sequence, one DNA window encodes the following:
- the LOC143383263 gene encoding uncharacterized protein LOC143383263 gives MCFPAWTEVDLLSPPHVPRGFLGAEARPGPGAGALTPPLEPLPRLERQRGSRHRNWSRHGSGPSRRQGRRRSQHRGKPVPPPLPPGAHAVAFRAQEPWQPMPPQECGVPWGQGVQPPPPQSTGPLEPTPRPPRSRCCRSAGVKAPVVAASGAQELSEPTLRQEHGGHLCCCSSRPFPATGATAAAIHRTQEPQPLSPLSELRSRHRPLRRQEQEHRNP, from the exons ATGTGCTTTCCTGCCTGGACGGAGGTGGACCTC CTCAGCCCCCCTCACGTTCCTCGCGGCTTCCTGGGAGCAGAAGCCCGGCCAGGACCGGGAGCCGGAGCCCTCACGCCGCCCCTGGAGCCGCTGCCTAGGCTGGAGCGCCAGAGGGGCTCGCGCCACCGGAACTGGAGCCGCCACGGAAGCGGCCCGAGCCGGCGCCAAGGCCGTCGCAGGAGCCAACACCGCGGGAAACCAGtgccgccgccgctgccgcccgGAGCCCACGCTGTGGCCTTCAGAGCACAGGAACCCTGGCAGCCAATGCCGCCTCAGGAGTGTGGGGTCCCCTGGGGCCAGGGCGTGCAGCCGCCGCCGCCCCAGAGCACAGGACCCCTGGAGCCCACGCCGCGCCCACCCAGGAGCCGCTGCTGCCGGAGCGCGGGAGTGAAAGCCCCTGTAGTCGCCGCCAGCGGAGCGCAGGAGCTGTCGGAGCCCACGCTGCGCCAGGAGCACGGGGGCCACCTCTGCTGCTGCTCGAGTCGCCCTTTCCCGGCGACTGGAGCCACTGCCGCCGCCATCCACAGAACCCAGGAGCCCCAGCCACTGTCGCCGCTTTCAGAGCTCAGGAGCCGGCACCGGCCCCTCCGCCGCCAGGAACAGGAGCACAGGAACCCCTGA